The DNA region GCCGTCCTCCGCGGAGACGATCACCATCACGCCGCGCGGCGCGCGGCCGCCCGCCAGCGCCTCGCGGGCGCGCCGCACCGGCTCGCCGCCGTTCCAGGTGAGCGTGGGCGCGAGCGCCAGCGTCGCCTGGAACAGGCCCGGCCGCGCGAGCTGCGCGTGCACCGCGAGCAGCCCGCCCAGCGAGTGCCCGACCAGCATCCGGAACGGCTCGGTGCGGTAGGTCCGCTCCACGTGCGGGATGAGCTCGTCCTGCACGAACGACAGGAACCGGTCGCCGCCGCCCGAGGTCTTGAACACCGCGGGCGGCGCGCCCTCGAACTTGCCCGGCGACGGGGTGAGGTCGCGCATGCGGTCCGGGTGGTCGATGCCGACCAGGAGCACCTCGGGCATGCGCCCGTTCTGCGCCAGGAACCTCGTGACGGTGGCGAGCACCGCCAGGCTGGGGCTCCCGTCGGTGAAGTAGACCACCGGGTAGCGCCGGCCGGAGGTGGCGTAGCCGGGCGGCGCGAGCACGACGAAGCTGCGCTCCTCCCCGAGCACCGCCGAGCGGATCCGGAACGCGCCGGACGGCTCCGCCGGCGCGGGGGCGTCGGCGGCCGGCGCGCCGCCGGCGGGGGCCGGGGCAGGCGAGGGGGCTCCCTGCGCGGCGGCGCCGCCGGTGACGGTGAGCGCAACCAGCGAGGCCACGGCTCCGAGCGTTCGCATCGCCTTCCTCCAGGGCGGTCCAGGGGCGAGAGGCCCGCCCTGCGAACTTCGTGACTCGGAGTAGAGGGGACAACCCCGGCGGTGCGCCACGGATGGAGGGGGGAGGGTTGCTGGCCGGCGAGGGGGGCGCCGTTATATAGAGGCGCCGTGGACGTCAAGATCGCGAAGACCGCCGGGTTCTGCTGGGGTGTGCGCCGCACCGTAGACAAGGTGATGGAGGTCGCCGACCAGCATCGGGCGCCCGTCGTCACGCTCGGGCCCATCATCCACAACCCTCAGGCGGTCGCCCGCTTCAGCGAGAAGGGCGTCGGGACCGTGAACGGGATCGGCGAGGTGGCCGACGGGACCACGGTGGTGGTCCGGACGCACGGCGCCGTGCGCGAGGAGCTGGAGCGCGCCGAGGCGCGCGGGCTCGAGGTGGTGGACGGCACCTGCCCGTACGTGAAGTACCCGCAGGCCATGGCCCAGCGCCTCTCGCGCGAGGGCTACCACATCGTCATCGTCGGCGACGCGAACCACGCCGAGATCAAGGGCGTCATCTCGTACTCCGAGCAGCCGTGCACGGTGGTGAAGCCGGGCGGCCCGGTGCCGGAGATCAAGGCGAAGAAGGTCGCGGTCATCGCCCAGACCACCTGCATCGGCGCGGAGTTCGAGCGGGTGGTGGGCGTCCTGGCCCTCCGGCACAAGGAGGTCCGGGCCGTGAACACCATCTGCAACGACACCGAGGAGCGCCAGGCGGACGCCCGGGCGCTCGCGAGCGAGGTGGACGCGGTGGTGGTCGTGGGCGGGAAGAACAGCGCCAACACGCGCCACCTCGCCGAGATCTGCCGCGCCATCCAGCCGCGCACCTGGCACGTCGAGACCGAGGCCGAGCTCGAGGCGGCCTGGTTCGACGGCTGCCGGGTGGTCGGCCTTTCGGCGGGGGCCTCGACGCCGGACTGGGTGGTCGAGGGGGTGGCGGCCTGGCTGAGGGCGCTCCGCTAGCCTGGGCCGCCTTGACGCTGCAATTTCGGACGTGTAGCGTGCGCACTCCGTAATCTGCATGTGGGCCGGGGTACGCCCGGCGCGCGACGGCCTCTCGATCCCCGGGGGCGCGGCGCGAAGCACGAGACCAGGGGGCAACGCAGTGGCAACGCCGGCACGATCCAGCCCCGAGATCCGACGGGCGCCGGCGCTTCCCGACAAAAGGTTGGCCTAACCGAATGGAGAATCAGACTCCCCGCACGCCCGACGTCGAGACCGAGGACTTCGCGACGCTCTTCGCCGCGAGCGAAGCCAGCGCCGGTCCGATCGAGGAGGGCAAGGTCGTCAACGGCACCGTGATCCAGCTGACCAAGGACTACGCCGTCATCGACATCGGCTACAAGTCCGAAGGCCAGGTGCCCATCTCCGAGTTCTCGACCGCCCCCGGCGGCGAGCCCGCGGTGAAGGTGGGCGACAAGGTCGAGGTGCTCGTCGAGTCCCGGGAGAACGACACCGGGATGGTCGTCCTCTCCAAGGAGAAGGCCGACAAGATGCGCATCTGGGACGAGATCTCCGCCGCGTGCGAGCGCGACGAGCTCGTCGAGGGCGTGATCGTCGGGCGCGTGAAGGGCGGCCTCTCCGTCGACATCGGCGTGAAGGCGTTCC from Anaeromyxobacter dehalogenans 2CP-C includes:
- a CDS encoding alpha/beta hydrolase-fold protein, with amino-acid sequence MRTLGAVASLVALTVTGGAAAQGAPSPAPAPAGGAPAADAPAPAEPSGAFRIRSAVLGEERSFVVLAPPGYATSGRRYPVVYFTDGSPSLAVLATVTRFLAQNGRMPEVLLVGIDHPDRMRDLTPSPGKFEGAPPAVFKTSGGGDRFLSFVQDELIPHVERTYRTEPFRMLVGHSLGGLLAVHAQLARPGLFQATLALAPTLTWNGGEPVRRAREALAGGRAPRGVMVIVSAEDGPEAAKQAKALAGAASAAGGGLQVAALDLPGEDHWSVVLEGASRGFKEVFAGWTMPAPVGAVGPGGGLPAVERHYAKLSERLGWTVRPPEPVVEAAGRQAIRDGKLEDGIRALRQNAAWHPASAAAHDVLGMALARADRLEEAKGAFRTALELAERAKDPGAAAYRAHLEAATARVAPREFSPTWPGLPNLCGKAGDRSWEDHHHHGQ
- the ispH gene encoding 4-hydroxy-3-methylbut-2-enyl diphosphate reductase — protein: MDVKIAKTAGFCWGVRRTVDKVMEVADQHRAPVVTLGPIIHNPQAVARFSEKGVGTVNGIGEVADGTTVVVRTHGAVREELERAEARGLEVVDGTCPYVKYPQAMAQRLSREGYHIVIVGDANHAEIKGVISYSEQPCTVVKPGGPVPEIKAKKVAVIAQTTCIGAEFERVVGVLALRHKEVRAVNTICNDTEERQADARALASEVDAVVVVGGKNSANTRHLAEICRAIQPRTWHVETEAELEAAWFDGCRVVGLSAGASTPDWVVEGVAAWLRALR